From Anaerococcus urinomassiliensis:
TTAGATTTGTAAAAGATTTTTGGTGTTCCCAATTTGACCCGTGTTCTAACCATGAATCTGACCTTACTTCTTGCTTACCGTTGGCTATAACCTGCTTAAAATCACCTGATTCATAGCGAAGTGCGTAGGCTGTGGCCTTTATCTTTTGATCTGTTAGAGCATTTATAAGGTAGGAAGAACCCATGCCCATATCACCAATGCCGAGGGCTGGGTCTAGGTCATAAGCCATGATAGAATCATAATCAAAGCCAATTTCACCAATGGCTGCCTTAATCTCATCTTCAATATCAAGTTTATATATTATGTTTGATAGGAAAGACCCAGGCAGATACTCAAAACTTAATATATAGACTTCGTAACCCTCTTTTATTTTCTTGGAAGAGACCCAAGTCTTGCCTACACTTTCCATAATATAACGGCATAGGCAATCATAGATTTCCCTTTCTCTTGCTGTGTTTAGGTCTTTAGCATAAAAAGAATACAAATAATTTTGTATTCTTTCTATGATAGTATTCTTATTAATTTTCATACTAGGCTCTTGTTTCATCATATAAATCTTTATATTTTTTAGCTGACATTTGCCAGTCTATATCGCTTTTCATTGCATTATTAACAAGTCTATTATGTGCTTCTTTATTATTTTTATAAATATTTATAGCGTTTTTGATTGTAAATAATAACTCATGGGCATTGATATTTGAGAAAGAATATCCTGTACCCTCACCTGTGTATTCATTGTAAGGAATAACCGTATCCTTAAGGCCACCTGCCTCACGAACTATAGGCAAAGCTCCATAGCGCATAGCAATTAGCTGGCTGATTCCACAAGGTTCTGAGATTGAAGGCATAAGGTAAAAGTCACTAGATGCATATATTTGGTGAGCTTCTTGGCCACCAAAATAAATTCTTGCTGAAAGTTTTTCTGGATATTTCCAAGCAAAATATTTTAGCATTTCTTCATAAGTATAGTCACCAGTACCTAGGGCTACAATCTGGATATCTTCTTCCAATAGCTCATCTAATATGTACCTTACAAGGTCCATACCCTTCATTTCGTTTAACCTTGTTACCATACCAATCATTGGTACATCTTCTCTTTGTGGTAGACCGTATTGTTTTTGTAAGGCTAATTTATTGTTAACTTTTTTGTCTATACTATCTATGTCAAAATTTTGATTTATAAGTTTATCCGTTGCAGGATTCCATTCATTATAGTCTATACCGTTTACAATGCCTGATAATTTGTAATCATATTCACGAATAACCCCATCCAGACTCTCTCCATAGAATGGGTAGTGGATTTCACGAGCATAATTTTCTGAAACAGTATTGACAGCAGTAGCATGGATTATTCCAGCTTTCATAAAGTTAATTGCATCATAATATTTCAAATCATTTTCGTTAAAATATCCACCATCAAGACCAGCCAGTCTCATTATATCTGGGTTAAATACGCCTTGGTATTTCAAATTGTGGATGGTAAATAATGTTCTTATATCGTTATAGTAGCTATCCCCATGCCTAAAATCATTTACAAATACATTGACCATAGCCGTATGCCAGTCATTAGAGTGGATAATGTTTGGTTTAAAGTCTATTTCTTTTGGAAGTAGGGTACAAGCTTTTGAGAAGAAAATGAATCTTTCTGCATCGTCATCAAAGCCATAAGGATATCCCCTATCAAAGTATTCTTGATTATCAATGAAATAATAGCAGACTCCATCATAATCGAGTCTATAAACTCCTGCGTATTGGTGTTTCCAATCTAGGTCTACATAAAACTCAGTGACCTTTTCCATTTTTGAAAGATATTTTTCGTCGATAGAACCATACATAGGGATTACAGCTCTGACATCAACGCCGATCTTTTTAAGTTCTTTTGGTAGAGATCCAGCAACATCGGCTAGACCTCCTGTCTTGATAAAAGGTACTGCTTCACTAGCTAGAAAAAGTACATTCATTTTTAGCTCCATTCTTCCATTACTTCATTTTTTGATGATACAAATGGGTGAACCCTGTTACCAAATAATTTCACGTTGTTTCCTATCTTTGTTCCCTTATCAGTTATAACAAAGTTAAGTATTGCGTCATTACCAATAACTGTATCTTGGAAGATAACTGAATTTTTGATAACAGCACCCTTTTTAACTGTAACTCCCCTAAAGACTATTGAATTTTCAATCTCACCTTCTATAATAGCACCATTTGCAACAAGAGAGTTTTTAACCTTACTATCTTTTGTATATGATGTTGAAGGTTCATCCTTAGACTTGGTATAAACTAGACCATCTTGGTAAAATAAGGAGTCGTATAATTCTTCGTCTAAAAGCTTCATATTTGCTTCAAAGAATGAAAATGTATCCATAATAATCTCAATATGCTTCTCAGTCCTATAAAAATCAATGTTTAAATCTTCTGGTAGAGAAAATATTGCTGTAAGAAGTGATGAAATAGTATTTCTCTCAACCGCATATCTTAATACCTTGATTAGAACATCTCTTTTTATTAGTATTGAACCTGCGAAAAGATCGAATTCATCCGATAAACCTAGGTTAGTACCAAGGCTTACTGGATTATTATTTTCATCAGAATTTATAATCTTTCTATTTAGATAAAAACCATCGTCATCGCGCATTCTTTGTGTAAATATCAATACATCACTATCATTTGATTTTATATATTCTTTTGCATCGCTTATATCAACCTTTGAAATGTACATTGGATTGGTAATAAAAACATATTCTGCATTAGAATCCTCAATACCTCTAATAGTGTCATAATATGTTTCAACTTCGCTAGGATTTGCAATACCGTAATTTGGAGGAATTATTGTAAGACCACCACGTCTGCGGTTAAGTTCCCAACTTCTACCATTTCCTATGTGATCTAAGGTTGATCTCATCTTCCTACCTGCAAATAGTATCACATTGGTAATATCATAATTTGTCAGATTTGACAAAGTAAAGTCAATAATCCTATACCTTCCACCAAATGGTAGCATATAATCTGGTCTAACCTTGCACAATTCATCATAATTTCCAGAATCAAACTCTGAACTATACACTAAAGCTAAAATGCTATCCATCTTATTCCTCCTCGATTCCTTCTGAACTTACAAGATAAACCTTATCATCGCCTTCTTTGCCTATATTTTCTGTAATCTCAATATCTTCAGCAACTACACAGTTGTAAATCTTAACCCCTGCCTTAACCGTAGATCCATTTAATAAGACACTGTCACAAACTTCAGCACCTTCTTCAACTTTAACATTTGAGAATAAAACTGAATTCTTAACTTTGCCATTAATCACACAAGCTTCATTAACTAGAGCATCTTCAAGTATACCTTCTTTGCCAATCCTGTGTGGTGGCAAGTTTAGGCTTGTAGTATATATTTTCCAATCTTCGTCATAAATCCTTAGCTCATTATTAGGATCGATAAGGTCGAGGTTAGCTTGCCAGAAACTCCTTACAGTTCCAACATCTTTCCAATATCCATCAAACTTATAGACGTAAAGAGGTTTGCCATCATTAAGCATTTTAGGGATAATATCTTTACCAAAGTCATTTGAAGAATCAGGATTATCATTATCTTCTATTAGGGCCTTACGTAGCACTTTCCAATTAAATACATAAATTCCCATAGATGCAAGATTAGATTTTGGATCTTCTGGTTTTTCTTCAAACTCAGTGATTTTGCCATCTTCATCAGTATTCATAATACCAAATCTGCTAGCTTCATCCCAATCAACTTCCATTACCGCTATAGTAGCATCAGCACCCTTTTCTTTATGTATATCAAGGAGTTTCCTATAATCCATCTTGTAAATATGGTCACCTGATAATATCAAAACATATTCTGGATTGACGCTATCAAGATATTTAATATTTTCATAAATAGCAGATGCGGTACCTTCGAACCACTTACCCCCATCTTCAGTATAATATGGTGATAATATTCTTAATCCACCGTTATTTCTATCATAATCCCAAGCAGAACCAATACCTAGGTGACGGTTTAAAAGCTGTGGCTTATATTGAGTCAAAACACCAATATCCCTAATCTCTGAATTGGTAGAATTACTTAAAGCAAAATCTATAATTCTGTATTTTCCACCAAAAGGAACTACAGGTTTTGCCATATCTTTAGTCAAGGCCTTAAGACGTGAACCTTGACCACCAGCCAATAGCATAGCTACTGTCTTATTTGAGTTTCTCATTGCATCCTCCATTGCGCATAATTATTTTCTTATTATATTAATACCCAGTAAAGCTGGGCGTAATTAGAAAAACCTTTTCTTATTATATATTTTACAAAATATCTCAATTTTTGACAATAAGGTTTTTTCCTAGTATAATTTATGCTACTTGGGGATGCCATGGTTTCGACGTGGTCGAATAATCATTGGTAGCAGGTCGTTTGCTGATCGTAAATCAGTGTTTAAATATAAACGCAAACAACAATAGCGAAGCAAACTTCGCACTAGCTGCCTAAGAAACTGGTAGCAATGAATTGTAGGTTAGTCGCAAACTTACAATTTGTTTCATAATTTTAGCGACAACTCTTCTAGCAAAGCTTTGAGCTAGTTGCAGTATGATGAAGCTAGCATATAACTTATTTGTAAGTTTATAAAGTTTTATGCGAAAACTTTAAACTTAATAAACCTGTAGAAGCCTCTGAGGACACTTCCACGGACATGGGTTCGACTCCCATCATCTCCACCAAACACCTTGAAAGCATTGCAATTTCAAGGTTTTATTTTTTATAAAGACCATTTTAGTATTAATAATTTTTAAACTAATATAAGTATTATTAATATCTTTTTAAAAGCTTTATCTTTTCTTACTTGTTTTGCTTTTAATCTACCAATCTTTGCTAAGTTACTTTCCTCCTAGATATATCTTATTTAATAATCTAGCAATTAGCTTTGCAAATAAGGCTAGTAGGCTGGTCAAAAGTTTACTGATTAAGCGCATTATTAGAATAAAAATGGAGCCTATCATGAGCTGAAAAACCGTAATCCTATAATGGATTGAGCTTTTCAGATCATAATGGCTCCTTTATTCTTTAATTATAATAATTTTTTGATGTTATTCTCTTTGCTTATAAATTCCACTTTATAGCATCCATTTCATAAAGAGTTCCTATAATGTCTGATTTAAATAGATTTTTCTCACCATACACTCTACTTGTCATTACATATTGCCCATTATTAATAAAGATTTCGACCGAAGATGTATCTGAATATATACTAATATCATCTATTTTTTCGATCCTTATTTTTCTCTCGCATCTTCCATATCCACATTCGCCTAGTTTTAGGCTTAGGATTTGATCCTTGTAGGTTAATTTTGCATCAGATCTTAGGTATATTTCAAATTCTCCATCAATATCTTCAGAAATAAATTCAAATGTTTGGTAGAAATAATTTTCGTTCTTTCTTATTTCTATTTTTTTATTTATTAAATTTTCTATTTCTTTTATTGGTTTTTGCAATAGTTTATTGTCTGACACTTTTAGCTCTCTAGGAAGAGTCAATGCGTGTTGCCAGTTATTTTTAACTGTCGGATTTGTATAAGAGGCATCTGGCATGCCCATCCATCCTATTAGAATTCTTCTGCCTTTTTCATCTTCAAATGTTTGTGGAGCGTAAAAATCAAAACCATAGTCTAGTTCTACGAATTCTCCAAAGCTATAGGTCTTTGCTTTTAAGTCTACATCTATTGGAAAATAGCCAGATTGATATATGTTTTGGTATTTGAATTCTTCACTTTCCAAGCCTTGGGGAGATACCATAAGGAATTTCTTTCCATCTAGTTCAAAGAAATCTGGACATTCCCACATATATCCAAAGTCGTAGTTTGTAGTGATTTCCATATGATAGGCAAATTTTTCTAAGTCATTTGATCTATATACTATGACCTTACCCTTATTGTTTTTATCTCTGGCGCCCAAGAAAAGATAGTAATTTCCATCTTCTTCATAAATCTTTGGATCTCTAACATGTCTAGTCAAATCCTTTGGATAGTCATCATTGGATAAAATCAATTCTTTTTTATGGTAAGTAAATCCATCTTCTGATACGATTTTGATTGTGTTGTGGTCACGCCCATCGTTGATATAATCGTAATTACCAGGATATTTGACATTGCCAGTATAAAAAAAGTTTATTTTATTATCTTTTATAAAGGCAGAGCCAGAATAGGCTCCAACTTTATCAATATTTGTATCTGCAAATATAAACGGTTCATGGTACTTATAATTTATAAAGTCTTTTGTTGTAACATGGCCCCAAATAATATTTTTTCTAATGGCATGAAGTGGGTCAGCCTGATAATAAATATGATATGTCCCATCAAGATGACATAGTCCATTGGGATCATTGAGCCAGCCTGTAATAGGGCTTATATGGTATTTAAGATTAAATGGATCATTAATCTTTTCTTCTATTTTATTTTTTTCAAATTCTTTATTAAAATATTCTTTGCTATACATTAACTAATCCTAATTATATGGTCTCCTACTTCTTTTTGGCCTTGGTCTACATTTATTGTTTTTGATTCGTCCACATCCATCAAGACTAGCATGGTTTGTGTTGAGTATCCTGCCTCTTTGATTACTTGAGGATCCATTTCCATAAGCAAGTCCCCTTTTTTAACAGCATCCCCCTCACTAACAAAAGATTTGAATCCCTTGCCTTCTAAGTTTACTGTATCAATTCCTGCATGAATTAGGATATTGATACCATTTGATGTTGAAAGTCCAATAGCATGTCCTGTAGGAAATACTGTTTCTACCTTGGCATCACAAGGAGCGAAAATTTGATTAGAGCTTATGTCAATTGCTACGCCATCTCCAAGGGCCTTTGAAGCAAATGCACCATCTTCTGATTCACTTATTGGTTTTACTAGACCTTTCATAGGTGAAAATAGCTCCAATTCTCCAATTTCGTCATTTGTAGCAATTAATTCTTTATTAGTTGGTCCGTTTTTTACTTTACTTTCATCATCTTTGTCAACTTGACGAAGCATACCTGACTTATCAAAGAAAATTGTTAGGCCAAATGAAACTCCAAAGGCAAGAATCATTCCTATGCCAAAGTCTAGCCAACTTTCTGGTCTTATGGATATAAATCCTGGTATACCTGCAGCTCCTAGGGCTATGGCTAATACATGACGAAAGGCAAGCCAAGCACTTCCTACTGCTGAACCAATAATAGCAGCTATAAATGGATAGCGCAATCTTAAGTTAATACCAAACATAGCAGGTTCTGTGATACCTAGTAGGGCAGAAACCCCAGATGCTGCCGCAGTTGATTTCATTTTTTCATTTTTTGTTGTCATAAGAACCGCTAAAACAGCCGCTCCTTGAGCAACGTTATTCATTGAAGCAGTTGGGAATATGAATGATCCACCTGCGCTAGTTGTAGCCTTAGCTATAAGTTGGGTTTCTATTGGAATGAAGCTGTGATGCATGCCAGTCATTGTAATTGGTGCATAGAACAATCCAAACAAAGCTCCGCCCAAAAATCCTAAGGTATTATACATTGATGTAATACCTACAGTTAACAAGTCACCTGCTGTTCTTAATAGTGGACCAACAAAGGCAAATGTAATAAATCCTGTAATCAGTGTTGCAAGCAAAGGCGTTGTTAAGTTGTCTAGCCATGTAGGTGTTACCTTGTGAAGTCTAGTCTCGATTTTTGCTAAGATCCAAGCTACAGCAAGTACTGGCAATACTGTTCCTTGGTAACCTACTGCTGGTATATCCCAACCAAATATATTCCACAAAGGAATATCTCCAGCAGGAGTTGCCGCCAAACTGTAAGCATTTAATAAGTCTGGATGGACCATTATCATGCCCATTGCAGCACCTAGGTAAGGATTACCTCCAAATTTTTTGGTAGCTGAAAATCCTATTAGTACAGGTAAAAATGCAAAGGCAGCTGATGAAAAAGTATTTATCATCTGTGCAAGACCTGCAATGCCAGGATAAAGACTTATGATTGAGTCACTTCGGCCATTAAAAAATGGCGCTGTCAATATGTTATTTAGTCCCATCAAAAGACCGCCAGCTACTATTGCAGGTATTATTGGCACAAAAATATCTGAAAGAGTTTTTACTGCTCTTTGTAACCAATTACCTTCTTTTTCCACTGGTGCATCGCTTATCTTCTCATCCCCAATAATTTTTAGCACTTCATCAGTAACTAAATTTACTTTTCCAGATCCTAAGATGATTTGATACTGATTGTTTGATAGGTTAGTTCCCTTCACATCATCTAGGTCCATAATAGCTTCATCATTCCTTTTTGAAAAATCTTTTAGATGAAATCTAAGCCTTGTGGCACAATGTTCTGCTGATATAATGTTATCTTTTTCGCCGACATTTTTTATAATTTCTTCGGCTAATTTCCTATTATCCATACATATTCCCTCCTTTACTTTATTATATCAAATTTCCCAAATAAAAAAGAGCCTAAGCTCTTAATTATAATAAAAATCATCGTCTGGTTTTTCACCAGCAAAGATATTTTTGTCAAATTGGTACAATTTGTCAATGAAATTATTAAATATATCTTTCATTGATTGGCCGCTTACATAGGTGATATTCATCCTATCTAGGGCCTTTTTTGCTTCATCTTCTGTGATATCATAAGTGGATAATAGGTCATTGGATACTTTTGTGTCTTTTCCTATTTTATCAGAAGCTTCTTTGTAAGATTCTAGGAAATCTTTGAAGCTTTCTTCGTTATTTTCCAAGTAACTATTATTTACTATTATAACCTCGCTGATAAAATCT
This genomic window contains:
- the glgD gene encoding glucose-1-phosphate adenylyltransferase subunit GlgD, with the protein product MDSILALVYSSEFDSGNYDELCKVRPDYMLPFGGRYRIIDFTLSNLTNYDITNVILFAGRKMRSTLDHIGNGRSWELNRRRGGLTIIPPNYGIANPSEVETYYDTIRGIEDSNAEYVFITNPMYISKVDISDAKEYIKSNDSDVLIFTQRMRDDDGFYLNRKIINSDENNNPVSLGTNLGLSDEFDLFAGSILIKRDVLIKVLRYAVERNTISSLLTAIFSLPEDLNIDFYRTEKHIEIIMDTFSFFEANMKLLDEELYDSLFYQDGLVYTKSKDEPSTSYTKDSKVKNSLVANGAIIEGEIENSIVFRGVTVKKGAVIKNSVIFQDTVIGNDAILNFVITDKGTKIGNNVKLFGNRVHPFVSSKNEVMEEWS
- a CDS encoding glucose-1-phosphate adenylyltransferase, which translates into the protein MRNSNKTVAMLLAGGQGSRLKALTKDMAKPVVPFGGKYRIIDFALSNSTNSEIRDIGVLTQYKPQLLNRHLGIGSAWDYDRNNGGLRILSPYYTEDGGKWFEGTASAIYENIKYLDSVNPEYVLILSGDHIYKMDYRKLLDIHKEKGADATIAVMEVDWDEASRFGIMNTDEDGKITEFEEKPEDPKSNLASMGIYVFNWKVLRKALIEDNDNPDSSNDFGKDIIPKMLNDGKPLYVYKFDGYWKDVGTVRSFWQANLDLIDPNNELRIYDEDWKIYTTSLNLPPHRIGKEGILEDALVNEACVINGKVKNSVLFSNVKVEEGAEVCDSVLLNGSTVKAGVKIYNCVVAEDIEITENIGKEGDDKVYLVSSEGIEEE
- a CDS encoding glycoside hydrolase family 32 protein, encoding MYSKEYFNKEFEKNKIEEKINDPFNLKYHISPITGWLNDPNGLCHLDGTYHIYYQADPLHAIRKNIIWGHVTTKDFINYKYHEPFIFADTNIDKVGAYSGSAFIKDNKINFFYTGNVKYPGNYDYINDGRDHNTIKIVSEDGFTYHKKELILSNDDYPKDLTRHVRDPKIYEEDGNYYLFLGARDKNNKGKVIVYRSNDLEKFAYHMEITTNYDFGYMWECPDFFELDGKKFLMVSPQGLESEEFKYQNIYQSGYFPIDVDLKAKTYSFGEFVELDYGFDFYAPQTFEDEKGRRILIGWMGMPDASYTNPTVKNNWQHALTLPRELKVSDNKLLQKPIKEIENLINKKIEIRKNENYFYQTFEFISEDIDGEFEIYLRSDAKLTYKDQILSLKLGECGYGRCERKIRIEKIDDISIYSDTSSVEIFINNGQYVMTSRVYGEKNLFKSDIIGTLYEMDAIKWNL
- a CDS encoding sucrose-specific PTS transporter subunit IIBC, giving the protein MDNRKLAEEIIKNVGEKDNIISAEHCATRLRFHLKDFSKRNDEAIMDLDDVKGTNLSNNQYQIILGSGKVNLVTDEVLKIIGDEKISDAPVEKEGNWLQRAVKTLSDIFVPIIPAIVAGGLLMGLNNILTAPFFNGRSDSIISLYPGIAGLAQMINTFSSAAFAFLPVLIGFSATKKFGGNPYLGAAMGMIMVHPDLLNAYSLAATPAGDIPLWNIFGWDIPAVGYQGTVLPVLAVAWILAKIETRLHKVTPTWLDNLTTPLLATLITGFITFAFVGPLLRTAGDLLTVGITSMYNTLGFLGGALFGLFYAPITMTGMHHSFIPIETQLIAKATTSAGGSFIFPTASMNNVAQGAAVLAVLMTTKNEKMKSTAAASGVSALLGITEPAMFGINLRLRYPFIAAIIGSAVGSAWLAFRHVLAIALGAAGIPGFISIRPESWLDFGIGMILAFGVSFGLTIFFDKSGMLRQVDKDDESKVKNGPTNKELIATNDEIGELELFSPMKGLVKPISESEDGAFASKALGDGVAIDISSNQIFAPCDAKVETVFPTGHAIGLSTSNGINILIHAGIDTVNLEGKGFKSFVSEGDAVKKGDLLMEMDPQVIKEAGYSTQTMLVLMDVDESKTINVDQGQKEVGDHIIRIS
- the glgA gene encoding glycogen synthase GlgA; its protein translation is MNVLFLASEAVPFIKTGGLADVAGSLPKELKKIGVDVRAVIPMYGSIDEKYLSKMEKVTEFYVDLDWKHQYAGVYRLDYDGVCYYFIDNQEYFDRGYPYGFDDDAERFIFFSKACTLLPKEIDFKPNIIHSNDWHTAMVNVFVNDFRHGDSYYNDIRTLFTIHNLKYQGVFNPDIMRLAGLDGGYFNENDLKYYDAINFMKAGIIHATAVNTVSENYAREIHYPFYGESLDGVIREYDYKLSGIVNGIDYNEWNPATDKLINQNFDIDSIDKKVNNKLALQKQYGLPQREDVPMIGMVTRLNEMKGMDLVRYILDELLEEDIQIVALGTGDYTYEEMLKYFAWKYPEKLSARIYFGGQEAHQIYASSDFYLMPSISEPCGISQLIAMRYGALPIVREAGGLKDTVIPYNEYTGEGTGYSFSNINAHELLFTIKNAINIYKNNKEAHNRLVNNAMKSDIDWQMSAKKYKDLYDETRA